AAGAAATGTATGTTTAAGAATACCTGAAGTGAGCATCATGATGCTGCTGTCTGCTTCTGGAGGCAGAACGTCCACCAGAGCATTGCTGTGCTTGTGCAGAGCAACAGAGGCATTGGGCTTCAGCAGCTCTCGGTCAATTGTGCTCAGAATTCGAACATAGTAATTAGAGCCTGCGGAAAAAAGCCATGTTATTATTCAGAGATGAATCAATTAGATTTTGTAAAGCAACTGGCAGAGGATTTCATCCAAAGCAACTTAAATTTAGGGCAGGAAGATTTTGGAGAAACACAGTATTATGTTGTTGTGCCTTTGTTTTGACTTGAATATTTGTAGAGAAATTAATAATTCTAATGTGAGTGAGGTCATTTTGTGAGGGTGCTTAATtgcaatgaaaataaacaaagtaaaataatatattattgctACTTGCTTTCATAAAGCATATTACCTACTGATGTGACCAGCTCAGTATAATTATGAATCATTTTTAAGAGTTTCCTGCCATTGAAAAGAATagattattaaacaaaacaacaaattatTGCAATGAcattggctgaaaaaaaaaattatttaaagaattaaaaacttttttttaaactattttttaagtattttgcaAATATACTCTGTGCTTTCTAAGAGGTTGTATTCATTGACATGCACACAGTCAATATTGGTTTGTAAATACTGTAAACACTCAATACTGgtactgcattaaattaaatggCAATCAGCATGATGTGATCCTCATGGCACAacattaaaataactttattctGATGTATTTTGATGCAGCCCTGCTTCTTTCGTCAACAGTTAAACCATCCCCTCCATCATATACAGATCAATCTTCTGACCTGTGGTTGAGCCCACAATAGCTGTATTCTGGTCGACGGCCTCCAGGAACTGCCCAATGACCAAAGGGATGCTTTGTATCCTCTTCACCTCCTCTTGGGCATGAAGGAACTCCTTCTTGAGATTCTTCTGTTCATCTTTAATGTATTCCTCCTGCACCTCCAAAAACTCCAACTCCTGCTGCAACTTCTGCAGTGTGCAAATGAGAGTCAATTAATAAGCGTGGTGGTGCGGATATACAATGGTTTATATTGTGAAAGACAAGAAGCATTTATACTGCATCTTACCTTCATAATGCATACAACAGCAGTACAGTTTTTCTTATTTCATGACCATTTGatcataaataattttaattttataatagtCAATAACTTAACTAAAACCATATTGTATATAATAAGCAGTTTGTCAATGAGTAATTGAGGAGAAGTGTAAACTAACTCACACACATTATATACAAATTGTTTTCCTAACAGAAATGTTTATGTATCTCTTATATGTCTAAATACACTTGGGGTTCGTACTTCGTACCTCACtgaaatgatctaagatgatgtgaccgatcctggatcttttaatcttgataaccgATCTCTGGCTAATTTATGAAATCATAAATGATCATTATAAAAtgatgatcagcaatgcaacaattggctgacagcacagcagtgtaatgacatcagctaattaattttaaattatccatgtgagcaataAAACTCGtataaacagtttgttaaatgtGACAagcaataactttccacctttgttgtgGACTGCAGGcgttacactttcatgtgtcgagtattttgcaatttattttgtttacattgaAGTCGGatattctttattatagtagcctattcaAGTTTTTTAATCGGCGCAAGGAATATTTGgctgtttaaatttattttgcatcaacaaagcattttgatattggtaaaggtgtcagcaacttttgcaaagcatcaaatcaccgtcatattggCTGTCAAAACATGCATtttgactgcataaattattattcctttaaaaaaaataaataaactgttgaatattgtgcatgtctattatcatacacaaattgtactaaagctggtaCATTAAAATAGTACACATTTGTgtctaaaaagtccatattaataaaaccctaattaataaataataatactgataaataATTCCCTTTAGGGGGAACCACCTTGTGACAGTTTTTGCACTTTTATTGTGAAGTGCAGATTGAATTtttaactatctatctatctatctatctatctatctatctatctatctatctatctatcaactttTTACTGTTTTTCCAAGTGTATACacctactactgtaagaaaatatcagcattcggtacatactttcagtattacctttgcttgaaatgacccgatctaattctgtttatatgaaataagcctgctGCCGGAATGGTTTGTGCTACCAGAACTGCTATGacgacaacaactctcagataaGTTTTGTAtaacgaaatgatcctggatcgtgtaaaatcttcaataaccaaatccagctaattgagtaatccacatacaaaCAACGGACCCCTGaaggttaaaaaaagaaagaaagtataaAAACCTTATATATGCTGTAAAGATCCTCCAGATCTTCTGGTTCTGGTGCCAAGAAAGACAAGCCGGTCTGTGGCCTGGAATTCAGCAGGGCCGGCACATCATcctggaaaaaaacaaataaataaaaaacatgtagaATCAAAACATTATTACAGGAACATTAATCTGAATTAAACCtgaaacatttcaattaaatctaAACGTcatgaacttttttttaataaaaaaattcttaagTCCATATTCTTTCTGTTGCTGttctttattaaattaaaaaatctaagCTTTAGTATGGCTTTTATGTATAAAAACAAACGACATCTAAACGAGTATCACACAGAATTTACAAGTAACAAAATCCAGTAATGCATTGATTTAGTCAAACCGTTATCGTCAAAAACACTCATGTCAATAacatacatattattatatacatgtgTTCATTCGAATTCGATAGCATTACCAGCATACTGTTATGGTGTAACTGTTAAAACACAGGTTAGTACATATCTAACGATATATCTAACGTAACTAACTCACAAACACAGCTCATTGCTATGCTAACGTTACATGGCTAACCAAGACCTCAACTGATGTTTCATTTTGCAACACAAATATATGAACTTCATGTcagtatttttgtaaaatatacatatacagaaCAAACATGGGCAAAAGAAAATATAATTTGACAGGCTCACTGTGATCTGGCTATCTGCTATAAATCGAGCACACATGCTAACATTAGCCGCTGTCAGAGAATGGCATGACTGAGCATTTGCTGCTAGCTGAATGAATCGGCATCTTCTCATCAGTTATTTTACGCTGCAGACACGTGTTCTTGTCATATATGGGCATTGTTTGCATATACTAGAAACATTTATATATGATCAAACTGTTTAGGCCAGCCTTGTAAGagtaaaattgttaaaattacaTCATAAGATCTCACCTGAGGTTTCTCAACCAACACTCCACCGTCCTCCATGTTTGCTTGTAGCACATGACGTCACGACGTGGGATGTAAATCAATTTCCGCAAATAACCACCGGGTCCTAAAGGCCACCTCTCAATCTCTGCTTTGTTGACAGGTTGacacattttgaagaatgatatAGACATATTTATTAGGCAGCGATGTTAGTAAATTGCTCAAAATTACAGTAATGATTAAATGTCTAAATACTCAATAATATATGCTATTAATTTGAGTTTTTTCCATTAAAGAATCCCAAGCATAAGTTGCATAAATATGTATAGCATGGTTGTCACAAAACATTATGCATtcttttacattattataaatattttcaaaataaaacagcctttttcaacttttttttaaaactgcttgtagtttttttaatatctgtgtgtgtgtgtgtgtgtgtgtgtgtgtgtgtgtgtaaacaacaGTGATATCTTGAATAATGTACCAAATCAATGCATTTGCATTGGCAAtgcattttgtttattcattcattttccttcagctcagtccctttattcatcaccGTATAGCACCCAAAGGATGCCCACATgaacgaggagaacatgcaaactccacagagaattgccaactgacttagccagaactcaaaccagtgaccttcttgctgtgaggcgattgtgctaaccactgtcaATGTGTCGCCATCCTTTTCTTCATCTTTTATCATATTACacaattgtgttttgttttttaagcctatgtgtgtttttatttttagaataatTTGACTCTAAATCTGGATGAAACAAGCATGTTCTCCTGCTTCAAAACATAAAATTTATTAACTTCATTAAGCAGATATTTCTGAAgctgaccatttcaatgtggcgaTGTCATTGGCCAATaagcatttcctgcttgttgtcaaactatttcatgtaacaagaggcaattcagtcATGTCTATTGTAAAAAAGCtgccataacattatttattatcacTATGTGGCTCTTTCTGGATTCTCTGAGGCTACACTGTAaagcccaaaaagttaaggtgactcaaaccatttgaggaaaacgattgctacaaaccatttaagttaaaaaactaatctatatgagtgctgtgaacttacttcatttgagttgaagtaatgaggtattaaattaactcattaccttcaacattaagttcaaaactctttttagataattagaattaactttcagtcagttTTTCGTTAACGACACTCATTTCATTTCATAAAGTTGActgctgggttttacagtgtatagaaattaaaaatgtaaaacaggaaataggtTAGGACCATTATTATTGTTTCCCTCAAAATGATCTTGTATACTTTGACACATATGAACAAAGCTGAAGTTTAAATTCAAAAAACATCTCTtgctttgctttaaaaaaaatatatttttatttgtaaaaatgaaaaatggaGTCTCCCTAGAACACAAACTGTTTATAGAAAACAAGAGGAGACATTAAGAGACCTCTAACTCCCTTAAGCCTTCTAATATTATAACCAAATGTAATCAAAATGTACACATAATAACTACATGCATTCTGCCTTTTACACGTTATTTTCATTAATACCAATTGCTATCTGTTTAACAGGCTGACATATTGCTAGGCTGCATTGTTAACATTATCTTTGAGTATAATAAGTATATAACTGTCAAATTAAATGATCAGTTTTTTTATCTATGTCCAGCGATTGAACCTTTTAAAGCTATAGGTGAAATTGAAATGGTGAATTGACATGTTTCTTGATGGTTTGATGTTTAATGGACAACAAAATTATTTTCTTGAAGCTCAAAGAACTGTTTAGTTAAATACACaaagacattttaagatcatTACAACATTTGAAGATCAATAAATGCacacatatattttttcaataatcaATTTATTGATGCACAAAGGAAGATTTGTAGCAGTTCTGTAAACTCAAAAACAGACTGCAGAGGGGAATCTTGACAGCAGAAGTGGGTTACTTTTTGCTGGCTGAGCCCTCTTTGTCCTGACATCCTCATCCTCAAATGGACACTGAAAACACATGAGAACTTTAATCACAACACCACAGACACATTGGTTAGTTTCAGAACAGGCATATTAGTGAACAGAGGGACACGTACAGACTCACGCTTGTTCACTAGTCGACTTGTAAAGCCTGGCAGTCTGGGTAAGGAAAGTTGAGACTTCACTTTCAGATCAGACGAACATGAAGGGAGTTCATCGAAAGGCTTTACAGAAACACAGCTTGGCTTCAATACAGACAAGCGTGTGGGAGCAGCAACATGATGCTGGCGGAGAGGTGTAGGTTTGACCATCCTCACTGCTGGACTCCCAGAATGTGCCAGAGGAGATGAAGAGCGGTCAACACCGGCGTTCAGGTCAGACAGAGGGAAGCTGATGTTTTTCAGTGACACTTCCGTCTTGTGTTTAGGAGAGCTCATGCTGCGTTCTGGAGGTCCGTTTGTGAAGCTCTGCTTGTTGACAGGCTTCACATGAACTCGGTGTGGCTCCAGAAGAGGCAGGTTTGAGCACACAGCAGCTGACTGCCGGTGGAGAGGCAAGCGTTCATCCATCCTTACTGCTGTACTTCCAGATAGAGGCAGAACAGATGAGGGCCGGTCAACACGGACATTCAGGCCAGACACACATGAAGGGAAGGGGAAGTCTTTCACTGAGACCTTCCTCTGAGTGTTAGAAGTGCTCGCTCTACACTTAGGAGGTCCATCAGTGAACTTCTGTCTACTGACAGGTTTCACAGGAACACCTTTTGCCTTTACAACAGGCACATCCTCCTTCATCTTCATCTCAACGCTGTCATTCAGATCAGACACACATGCAGGGTAGCTGATGTTTCTCACTGAAACCTTCACCTGATGTTTTGGAGGTCCATCTGTGAAGCTCTGCTGGTTGACAGGCTTCACATGATACTTGGACTCCAGAACAGGCGGGTTTGAGAGCACAGCAACAGACTGCTGGCGGTGAGGCGTATGTGTGTCCATCCTCACTGCTGGACTCCCAGAATTAGGAGAATGGTCAACACTAGTCAGGTCAGACGGGTAGCAGATGTCTTTCACTGAAACCTTGATCTGAGGTCTAGGAGCGCTCACTGCTCTAGTTTTCAGATGTCCATCTGTGAAGATCTGCTTTTTGACACACTTCACAGGAACAGTTTTTGGCTTCAGAGCAGGCAGGATTGAGCGCCTGGCAATCAGTTGCCGACAGAGAGGAGTAAACTGGTCAATCCTCAGTGTTCGACTCCCAGAACGAAGCTGAACAGAGGAGGAAGGCTCAACACTGGCATTTAGGCCAGACTCAGAGGAACCACAGCTGATGTTTTTCGCTGAAACCTCCATATTTGTAGGACAGTTCGCTCCTCGATGTTCTGGGGGGTGTGGCAGGACCTGACtagaacttttttgttttttgaaccaCATATTGACAGActaaagtcaagattttatcgcAACAAAAGTAGCTTGAACGTGCCGTAAGCAGCGATCACGAGTGAAATGCGGTGAAACTCTCGTTCTGATGATGATGTAAATGTTCTTTTAGAATGTTCGCGTCATTTCAAGCTCGTGACGTTCTTTCAGACATCATCTTAAATCTCATtaagtatatttaataatatataagtgttaaaatatacCCTGAACGCATATTTTGCACCTCGGTTTTAATACCGCAGTCAGATTTGTATCTGACTCGCATAAGTGAAATTGTGGCTCCCTCTAGAGGTAAAATTCGGCTTTTGCTAGCTCAGATTTTATATTGGCTCAGACACGGTTGCAGCCGGTAGTTAAGaattaaattatgtattaaatttcccatgaattgtattttattaacgtctacccctaccccaagcCTAAACCCAAGCGTCATAGTAATGTAAAGACAGTAGTTGTACGAGTTgttgagtattatttatgttacttattaaattacccaataaatccaataaataaacCCTTAATGCAACCGTCACAGTggtataaaaatatgaattattgctaTACAGTGTCACAAAATGATGCTGTTTTAATCTGATCCGAAGCTGTATCTTCTCTAGACTTAGCTTCTCATGTATCTTctcaaaacagtaataaaaacaataataatcagtatatttacaattattcatttataataacccccccccccccccctctgtctctctctctctctctctctttctctctcaataATTGCTTTGTTGgtatgacaaatgttacaaatcaaattgccaaagcatttatagagtttacattaaaaaggacatgcctattaaaaaaaaacatagtaaacaaagtgtgtgtgtgtgtgtgtttgtgtgtgtgtgtgtgtaagagagagaaacATCTTGAATTATTAGATCAATGCAGTTTGCACTGCAtgcattttattaactttttttagattttattgtgAGCAGCATGGCGGCACAGAGGGTAGCActatcacttcacagcaagaaggttgctggttcaagcctcagggtcagttagcgtttctgtgtggagtttgcatgttctccttgtgttggtgtgggtttcctctgggtgctccggtttcctccacagtccaaagccatgcggtacaggtgaattggataagctaaattgtccgtagtgaatgagtgtgtatgaatgtttccaagtgttttgcagctggaagggcatccgctgtgtaaaacatatgctggattagctggcggttcattctgctgtggcgacctcagattaataaagggattaagccaaaaagaaaattaatgaataaatatttttttgtatttcatttt
This sequence is a window from Danio rerio strain Tuebingen ecotype United States chromosome 16, GRCz12tu, whole genome shotgun sequence. Protein-coding genes within it:
- the si:dkey-199f5.7 gene encoding uncharacterized protein isoform X1; the protein is MWFKKQKSSSQVLPHPPEHRGANCPTNMEVSAKNISCGSSESGLNASVEPSSSVQLRSGSRTLRIDQFTPLCRQLIARRSILPALKPKTVPVKCVKKQIFTDGHLKTRAVSAPRPQIKVSVKDICYPSDLTSVDHSPNSGSPAVRMDTHTPHRQQSVAVLSNPPVLESKYHVKPVNQQSFTDGPPKHQVKVSVRNISYPACVSDLNDSVEMKMKEDVPVVKAKGVPVKPVSRQKFTDGPPKCRASTSNTQRKVSVKDFPFPSCVSGLNVRVDRPSSVLPLSGSTAVRMDERLPLHRQSAAVCSNLPLLEPHRVHVKPVNKQSFTNGPPERSMSSPKHKTEVSLKNISFPLSDLNAGVDRSSSPLAHSGSPAVRMVKPTPLRQHHVAAPTRLSVLKPSCVSVKPFDELPSCSSDLKVKSQLSLPRLPGFTSRLVNKLSI
- the si:dkey-199f5.7 gene encoding uncharacterized protein LOC100006761 → MEVSAKNISCGSSESGLNASVEPSSSVQLRSGSRTLRIDQFTPLCRQLIARRSILPALKPKTVPVKCVKKQIFTDGHLKTRAVSAPRPQIKVSVKDICYPSDLTSVDHSPNSGSPAVRMDTHTPHRQQSVAVLSNPPVLESKYHVKPVNQQSFTDGPPKHQVKVSVRNISYPACVSDLNDSVEMKMKEDVPVVKAKGVPVKPVSRQKFTDGPPKCRASTSNTQRKVSVKDFPFPSCVSGLNVRVDRPSSVLPLSGSTAVRMDERLPLHRQSAAVCSNLPLLEPHRVHVKPVNKQSFTNGPPERSMSSPKHKTEVSLKNISFPLSDLNAGVDRSSSPLAHSGSPAVRMVKPTPLRQHHVAAPTRLSVLKPSCVSVKPFDELPSCSSDLKVKSQLSLPRLPGFTSRLVNKRESCPFEDEDVRTKRAQPAKSNPLLLSRFPSAVCF